The following are encoded in a window of Planctomycetaceae bacterium genomic DNA:
- a CDS encoding PQQ-dependent sugar dehydrogenase, whose product MTVILVIVVAISPQQTEAAEDSSFDSTRFEPTVLATGLMRPMELEVAADGTIYFIELEGDIRALDPVTQVVRNVGRVNVTTEQENGLIGMALDPDFTSNGWIYLQYSPPDFEGQHISRFTLIDGQLDATTEKLLFKYNEQRKQCCHHAGALQFGPDGCLFASTGDNTNPFEDSQGYAPIDERPGREPWDAQGTAANSRSGNGKVLRIRPLSDGTYEVPDGNLFPKDGSEGMPEIYVMGCRNPWRISIDPANGFLYWGDVGPDAGGNNARGPRGHDEINQARQAGFFGWPYFNADNQPYADVNFETGEIGPLFDPLHPVNDSPNNKGVRELPPAQPAMIFYPGAASEKFPELASGGRTACAGPVYHFDATLSSATKFPAALDRVLFIYEWSRHWVKLVHLDEDYNVARIEPFMPEYHFVRPIDMHFGSDGSLYMLEYGETWGVNKDARLIRIDYVRGNRPPVAVAKAENNIGRHPLTVTLSSEGSFDKDGDVLTYEWRLINTLDQAAAPRSLANVANATVTIEEPGVYNIEVVVTDTSGAFQTAAVPVLAGNSRPEVRFASPNSGDFFDADQPLRYEVIVNDVEDGTNDEFLLDNEKASDIDRESPARVVVNAQHSPDVFSFSGPVAGSAANDPPGLKRMKGSDCFNCHAVDQKRVGPQLIEIANKYRDKPEALEASVARVMKGSTGVWGKIPMIPHGHHSAEEVREMVGWIYSLQPTGLVRVFNGFVGEIPVNPEEANSPGHYRLDVNYTDLGSGIVPSLSSSAAVYLRPRLVEAESADEINGPQVLGSGNASGQKFLGAINHGHTLRFRKINFDQVGEVKLKIASAGSGGTIELRVDNPEGPLLATVDVEVNGNWEEFYERTVEIDHQDTSISGRHDLIIVFTHPEKAGGLMNLDAIQFSNP is encoded by the coding sequence ATGACTGTAATTCTTGTCATCGTGGTGGCAATTTCGCCTCAGCAAACTGAGGCCGCCGAAGACAGTTCCTTTGATTCCACCCGATTCGAGCCAACAGTTCTGGCAACAGGACTAATGCGTCCCATGGAACTGGAAGTCGCGGCAGACGGCACGATCTACTTCATTGAACTGGAAGGCGATATCAGGGCCCTGGATCCGGTCACACAGGTGGTTCGAAATGTCGGCAGGGTGAACGTAACGACGGAGCAGGAAAACGGTTTGATCGGAATGGCGCTTGATCCGGATTTCACCAGCAATGGATGGATCTATCTGCAGTATTCTCCACCCGATTTCGAAGGTCAGCATATCAGTCGCTTCACGCTGATCGACGGACAACTGGACGCGACAACGGAAAAACTTCTCTTCAAATACAACGAACAGCGCAAACAGTGTTGTCATCATGCCGGCGCTTTGCAGTTTGGTCCGGATGGATGTTTATTCGCATCCACCGGCGACAATACAAATCCGTTTGAAGATTCCCAGGGCTACGCACCGATTGACGAACGTCCAGGACGCGAGCCATGGGATGCGCAGGGCACGGCCGCCAACAGTCGCAGCGGTAACGGTAAGGTGCTGCGAATTCGCCCGCTGTCCGACGGAACGTACGAAGTTCCGGACGGCAATCTGTTTCCAAAGGACGGTTCAGAGGGCATGCCGGAAATCTACGTGATGGGCTGTCGTAACCCCTGGCGTATTTCTATCGATCCGGCCAACGGATTCCTGTACTGGGGCGACGTCGGTCCGGATGCTGGCGGCAACAATGCGCGTGGGCCGCGTGGACATGATGAAATCAATCAGGCCCGTCAGGCAGGATTCTTTGGGTGGCCATACTTTAACGCAGATAACCAGCCCTATGCCGATGTGAACTTCGAAACAGGCGAAATCGGCCCACTGTTTGATCCCCTGCATCCGGTCAATGATTCGCCCAACAACAAAGGTGTGCGGGAACTGCCCCCTGCTCAGCCTGCAATGATTTTTTATCCAGGAGCTGCATCGGAGAAGTTTCCGGAACTTGCGAGTGGTGGTCGGACCGCCTGCGCCGGCCCTGTTTATCACTTTGATGCCACCCTCTCTTCAGCGACAAAGTTTCCGGCAGCGCTTGATCGAGTGCTGTTTATTTACGAATGGTCACGGCACTGGGTCAAACTGGTTCACCTGGACGAAGACTACAACGTCGCCAGGATTGAACCTTTCATGCCCGAATATCACTTTGTCCGGCCGATCGATATGCACTTTGGATCAGACGGTTCGCTCTACATGCTGGAATACGGAGAAACCTGGGGCGTGAATAAGGACGCTCGCCTGATTCGCATCGATTATGTTCGCGGCAACCGCCCTCCCGTGGCAGTCGCCAAAGCCGAAAATAATATCGGTCGTCATCCATTGACCGTAACTCTTTCCAGTGAGGGCAGCTTCGACAAAGACGGCGATGTGCTGACTTATGAATGGCGATTAATCAATACCCTGGATCAGGCAGCTGCCCCCAGGTCACTCGCAAATGTCGCCAACGCAACCGTCACGATAGAAGAACCGGGTGTCTATAACATCGAAGTTGTTGTCACCGATACATCCGGGGCATTTCAGACTGCCGCTGTGCCTGTGCTTGCGGGCAACTCACGGCCGGAGGTTCGATTCGCAAGCCCAAACTCAGGTGATTTCTTCGATGCCGATCAACCGCTTCGATACGAAGTGATCGTGAATGACGTTGAAGATGGGACCAACGACGAATTCCTGCTCGACAACGAGAAAGCCAGCGACATTGACCGGGAATCACCGGCTCGCGTTGTCGTCAACGCCCAGCATTCACCGGACGTATTTTCGTTCAGCGGACCGGTGGCAGGAAGTGCTGCCAATGATCCGCCAGGCCTGAAGAGGATGAAGGGCAGCGACTGTTTCAACTGTCACGCAGTCGATCAAAAGCGAGTCGGGCCTCAACTCATCGAGATTGCGAATAAATACAGGGATAAGCCGGAGGCTCTTGAAGCGTCGGTGGCGCGAGTCATGAAGGGCTCGACGGGTGTCTGGGGCAAGATTCCGATGATTCCGCATGGTCATCATTCGGCCGAAGAAGTTCGCGAAATGGTGGGATGGATTTATAGTTTGCAACCCACGGGACTCGTCCGTGTTTTCAACGGATTTGTTGGCGAAATTCCCGTCAACCCGGAAGAAGCGAACTCGCCAGGCCACTATCGTCTGGACGTCAACTACACCGACCTGGGCTCTGGCATTGTTCCTTCACTGAGTTCATCGGCGGCGGTCTACCTGCGGCCTCGTCTGGTTGAGGCGGAATCAGCTGATGAGATCAACGGCCCGCAGGTCCTGGGTTCGGGCAACGCCAGTGGCCAGAAGTTTCTCGGAGCAATCAACCACGGCCATACTCTGCGATTCCGAAAGATCAACTTTGATCAGGTTGGCGAAGTCAAACTGAAGATCGCCAGCGCTGGGTCCGGCGGTACTATTGAACTGCGCGTCGACAACCCCGAAGGCCCTTTACTTGCGACAGTGGATGTTGAAGTGAATGGCAACTGGGAAGAGTTCTATGAACGCACGGTTGAAATCGACCACCAGGACACCAGTATTTCCGGTCGACACGACCTGATCATCGTTTTCACTCACCCCGAAAAGGCGGGTGGCCTGATGAACCTGGATGCAATTCAGTTTTCGAATCCATAA
- a CDS encoding YaiI/YqxD family protein, whose protein sequence is MTDQKPIKTDSIRKDKSQCPDQPLCIWVDADACPASVKDLLYKTVKRVHVPMVLVANQGMYVPSSQWVRLVTVAHGANVADDHIVEQVKVGDIVITSDIPLAARVVEKSAIAIGHRGEVFDEQTVHSRLATRNLMEEFRSAGMETSGPRPLNQKDLQQFANSLDRTLTQRMRR, encoded by the coding sequence TTGACAGATCAAAAGCCGATTAAAACTGATTCGATCAGAAAGGACAAATCGCAATGTCCCGATCAACCTTTGTGCATCTGGGTGGATGCCGATGCCTGTCCGGCTTCAGTCAAGGATTTGCTTTACAAGACTGTTAAACGCGTTCACGTGCCGATGGTCCTGGTAGCAAATCAGGGCATGTATGTACCGTCGTCGCAGTGGGTTCGCCTGGTGACCGTCGCTCACGGGGCCAACGTAGCGGACGACCACATTGTCGAACAAGTGAAAGTCGGGGATATCGTCATCACCAGCGACATCCCACTGGCTGCGCGAGTCGTTGAAAAATCGGCCATTGCGATCGGTCACAGGGGTGAAGTTTTCGATGAGCAAACCGTTCACAGTCGCCTGGCAACAAGAAACCTGATGGAAGAATTTCGTTCTGCAGGGATGGAAACATCCGGTCCCCGGCCGCTGAATCAGAAAGATCTACAGCAGTTTGCCAATTCACTGGATCGTACGCTGACTCAGAGGATGCGGCGATAA